The Calditrichota bacterium genomic interval AGCATTTGCCTCCGCCTACTTGCAATTGGCTTATTGCCACGGGGCATTGGGCCAACAACAGGCGGCACTGCAGGCCTTAGCCGCGGGAGTGCGGCACGCAGATCGAGCCTCAGAGAAAGAGCGGGTGCGCCTGCTGGCACTCTATCACATGCTCACCGGCAACGTCGGCGAAGCCTTCCAGCTCCTGGAGCGCGCGATTCCGGAGGTTCCCTATGACAAGATGCTGCACTTCCAACTCGGCTCCTGGAGCTATGGCATAGGCTGGTACGAGCGGGCCATCGAGGAACTGGAAAAGACCCTTGAGATCGACCCAAAGTTCAAGTTGGCCTACAACACGCTGGCCTACTCCTATGCCCGTTTGGGAAGGTATGAACAAGCTGCCGCTGCCATGAAGCGCTACGCAGAGCTGGCACCAGAAGAGCCCAATCCCTTCGATAGCATGGGTGAGATTTACCTCATGATGGGCGAGAACAAGAAGGCTCTGCACTTGTTCCGCAAAGCGCTCAGGATCAATCCCAAATTCTATCACAGTGCCCGTCACGCAGCGATCGTCCACTTTGAGATGGGGAACTATGAGCAGGCGCAGGAGTTCCTCCAGGCCTTCCAGGCAGTGGCACCAACTGCTGAGTTGCAGGCGGATGCCCACCTTCTCAGTGCGGCGATCTGCGGGCTTCAAGGACGGGAGGAGGAGGCATTGGCCCACCTCGACTCAGCGCGAGGGCTCGACCCGCTGTCGATCGCGCGGCCTTACGTAGCGCGCACGCTGCAAATGGACGCTGCCACCGTCAAGCGCTACGAGGACGAATGGTTCGCCGACGTGGAGGAGCACATTGACGAGGTTATGGAAGATCCCAATCTCCTCCTGTCGAGCGTGGTCATGGCGCTCCGTTTCGACGTGCACACGCGGGAACTTGCTGAGCTGGTGGCGCAACGCATGGCTGGCGGTGGAAGTGCCCACATGCCAATTGCCCTGGCTGCCGTCCAGCCGATGATGATCTACCTTGGGTACGTGCGAGAGATGGCAAAAAGAAGCCACGAGTTTGACCCAAGGATGCTCGCCTATGCACCAGACTTGGGCGCCCTGTACTGGCTGGCCTACGAAAAGGCACTCGGCAACTCTCCTGCCTCAAACGACGACCTACTTACTTGGACGCACGGGTATGCCGATTTCGCCTCGCGGAGCGGCAATCGCTCCTACGAGCTGGGGGCAAAGCTTTGCGCGGCGCTGGTGCATCGGCGGCGGGGCGAGGCAGAACAGGCGCAGGCGATTCTGCGGGAGAGTGGCTTTCCGGGGGAGGCTCACTGGCTTGTGCTCGGCCCCTTCGCAGGGACAAACGGGTTCAATCGCCGTTTCATCGACGAGAAAGCGACCAGTTTTGCTCCGACCGTCCGCTACGGGAAACAGGTGCTGACATGGCGAGTAGCAGAGGATGACCTGCCAGATGGCTTTGTCGATCTCTGGGCCATGCTCAGGAAGCCTTCACAAGGGGTGGCCTATGCGCGCGTGGAGTTCAGCGTGCCCACTGCCAGACAGGCCACCCTTCGCTTCGGTTATCGCGCAGGCCTCAAGATCTGGCTCAACGGAAGGTTGGTCTGGTACCAAAACGGCTCCGACCGGGCAAGCATCGATGGTTGGACCCTGCCCGTGCGCTTGCAGGCGGGGCGCAACGTCGTTCTGCTCAAGAGCACGCAGCGCATCGGCGAATGGGGCTTCTACTTCCGCATCACTGATGAGACGGGGGAAGGGTTCAGCGACCTTGAATACCTCACTCCTTAAGGCGGCCCCACACATCACAAAGAAGGAAAACCTACCAACCGGCTCTAAGACTGAACCTGTGCAGCGTTGAGCTTCTGCAGCGCCTCCTGCTCAATGGCTTTGGCACGGGGGTGCTCGTCTTCGCGGGCGACGGCGCGCTGGAGCGCCGGGATTGCCTGCCGGTCGCCGATTTCGCCCAGGGCTCGCGCTGCGCGCAGCCGCACCACCCAATCGTCGCCGTTGAGCGCCTCAATGAGCGCGGGCACTG includes:
- a CDS encoding tetratricopeptide repeat protein, which produces MREHRFQMRVVLFGLLLLAALCSKEPQPRKIKLAEPTEPSQPGMRRRTEATVELASGERKTILVTYFDNLTGDRDLDWLRAGITDMLIADLSQSHQLTVVSHEGLVNILRRLGKEDYASADVRVAALVAREAQAEAWLTGSLQKRGDSLRIEAKLYDAQRGELLKSDSVSGAGLERVFTMVDELTRKVKEGLQLSLREARERALTVSDVTTSSVLAYRHYIAGFDQQNKLYFQEAMAEFQRAIELDSAFASAYLQLAYCHGALGQQQAALQALAAGVRHADRASEKERVRLLALYHMLTGNVGEAFQLLERAIPEVPYDKMLHFQLGSWSYGIGWYERAIEELEKTLEIDPKFKLAYNTLAYSYARLGRYEQAAAAMKRYAELAPEEPNPFDSMGEIYLMMGENKKALHLFRKALRINPKFYHSARHAAIVHFEMGNYEQAQEFLQAFQAVAPTAELQADAHLLSAAICGLQGREEEALAHLDSARGLDPLSIARPYVARTLQMDAATVKRYEDEWFADVEEHIDEVMEDPNLLLSSVVMALRFDVHTRELAELVAQRMAGGGSAHMPIALAAVQPMMIYLGYVREMAKRSHEFDPRMLAYAPDLGALYWLAYEKALGNSPASNDDLLTWTHGYADFASRSGNRSYELGAKLCAALVHRRRGEAEQAQAILRESGFPGEAHWLVLGPFAGTNGFNRRFIDEKATSFAPTVRYGKQVLTWRVAEDDLPDGFVDLWAMLRKPSQGVAYARVEFSVPTARQATLRFGYRAGLKIWLNGRLVWYQNGSDRASIDGWTLPVRLQAGRNVVLLKSTQRIGEWGFYFRITDETGEGFSDLEYLTP
- a CDS encoding HEAT repeat domain-containing protein translates to MSALSDPDWQVCTQAARLLGNIREERAIQPLLAALRHQNWTVRQSAEDALRNFGAKAVPALIEALNGDDWVVRLRAARALGEIGDRQAIPALQRAVAREDEHPRAKAIEQEALQKLNAAQVQS